The Salvelinus namaycush isolate Seneca chromosome 19, SaNama_1.0, whole genome shotgun sequence DNA window catcagaccacatgaccctctcccattcctcctctggatcatccagatggtcattggcaaacttcagatgggcctggacatgcgctggcttgagcagggggaccttgcgtgcgctgcaggattttaatccatgacggcgtagtgtgttactaatggttttctttgagactgtggtcccagctctcttcaggtcattgaccaggtcctgccgtgtagttctgggctgatccctcaccttcctcatgatcattgatgccccacgaggtgagatcttgcatggagccccagaccgagggtgattgaccgtcatcttgaacttcttccattttctaataattgcgccaacagttggtgccttctcaccaagctgcttgcctattgtcctgtagcccatcccagccttgtgcaggtctacaattttatccctgatgtccttacacagctctctggtcttggccattgtggagaggttggagtctgtttgagtgagtgtgtggacaggtgtcttttatacaggtaacgagttcaaacaggtacagtcaatacaggtaatgagtggagaacaggagggcttcttaaagaaaaactaacaggtctgtgagagccggaattcttactggttggtaggtgatcaaatacttatgtcatgcaataaaatgcaaattgaattacttaaaaatcatacaatgtgattttctggatttttgttttagattccgtctctcacagttgaagtgtacctatgataaaaattacagacctctacatgctttgtaagtaggaaaacctgcaaaatcggcagtgtatcaaatacttgttctccccactgtatatgtatatactgtactctatatcatctactgcatcttgccatctatgtaatacatgtatcactagccactttaaactatgcacttttatgtttacataccctacattactcatctcatatgtatatactgtactcgataccatctactgcatcttgcctatgccgttctgtaccatcactcattcatatatctttatgtacatattctttatccctttacacttgtgtgtataaggtagtagttgtggaattgttaggttagattactcgttggttattactgcattgtcggaactagaagcacaagtatttcgttacacatggttagcagatgttaatgcgagtgtatgtgacaaatacaatttgatttgatttgaaatgcacacacacacacacacacacacacacacacacacacacacacacacacacacacacacacacacacaaacaatcctCTGTTTATGCAATTACATGGGACTTCACTAAGGAAAGCCTTGCTCTCCTCTGAGTGGTGATCCCAGGTCACTAGTGTTCCATTGTGGTACtgacaggaacagaacagtaggACCATCTGCTCACCTCGTATCTGCAGGTGCAGCACACGAGTAGAAAGGAACATAGACTAGTTTCAAGTGTCATTAAACATTTGGATTCTGAAAGTTGTTGTATCAAGGAGTATTCCTTTTCCAAGTTTGATCTGACAGCAGGAGAACCGGGCTGCGGTGGTGCGGTGAGCTCATTACAGGCACGTGCCTCACCCTGGGCCATGCCAAGCCTGCTGAGAGATCTAGGTCACAGGGAAAAAGAGAAGAGCAGAGAAGGGCTCCCTGAAGCCATATGAAGCTGATAGATTGCTTTTCCACATAGCCAGGTTCAACATCTAGAATctcttgtgtgttttttgttgttgtgtttatGACCATATTGATCACTTTGGTGGTTGGTCTGGTTTGATGGAAGTCATGGAAGTTGTAGACGATGCTCCAGGCGGGTGTAAATCTGGTGTAAATCTATAAAACTATCACTTCAGAATAGACTCATATGCTTTTAACAGGTTGGTGAGTAAATCAAAGTACTGTGTTTGGAACTCTACTCCACCAAGGGAAACTTCTCTCCTCTTAGAGATGCTGTTTCTAGCTAAGCATATTAGATACGGTAGATGAATAAACTTatcaataaaataatatatacataGATAGTAAAATTGATTTGTCAATAGGTGTATGGGTGGATAGACTTTGATGATGGATGGAAATATATTTAATAGATTGATATATTGATCAACTGACAGATTAACTGACTGATGTATCTATATTGCCATTGCAGGTtggatggtgtggtggtggtctATGCAGTGACAGTGGAGGTGGAAGGGGAGGGGGTGAGCAGTGACCAGCTGGACTACCTGACCCTGCAGTCCAATCTGGTGGAGAACTCCTAcagagaggtgaaggagaggaacTACATCACCGAGGCCCAGCACAAGGACAACATCATCAGTGATACAACTCTGGTCCTGGACCCTGACTCACTGCAACTATATACTGGTAAGACATACAACACTACTGTACAATACACTGTCTTTACGTTACCATACAATGCCAAACCACGAGACACAACACTCTGGAACTGTAGCCCAGGGCCGGCTCTAGCGGAAGCAAGATTAGGTTGGCAAAACATTTGACGGTGGAGAGAAACATTtaagttttaaagttaatttccttacattttccacattttgccatGTGCCAGAGAGAAAGTGTTGTAGTTCTAAAGTAAACTTTctcaaatgtaatacattttgccATTGGCTGGAGAGAGAACGTTGCAATTTCATAACAAATTGCATGCAATTTTATTCATTATGCCATGGGGCATCAACacttttttttgcagttttacagcaaACTTCCTGCAGATCTACCCATTTGTTCATGGGGTGGAGAGACATTTGTGACATTTTAAAGCAATTCTACAATTGTTTTAATGATTTATGCCATGATAATATGACATCTGAGTGAGAATGGGGAAAAAATAATCTATGGGGGCTCCCTGGAGCACAGGCCCTCTAGGCACGTGCCTTGTATGTCCAGTCAGTATTTGGCCATGATTACTTAAAGTTTAGATACTCTTGGTCATGTAGTATATGTGgacactggaactaaggggcctagcctgaaccattaaaaacagccccagaccattattcctcctccaacaaactttacagttggcgctatgcattagggcaggtagcgttctcctagcCTCCGTCAAACCCAAATTTGTCagtcggactaccagatggtgaagcgtgattcatcactccagagaacgtgtttccactgctccagagtccaatggcggcgagctttacaccactccagccgacacttggtattgtgcatggtgatcttagacttgtgtgcggctgctcggccatggaaacccatttcatgaagctcccgacgaacagttcttgtgccgacgttgcttccaaaggcaatttagaactcggtagtgagttttgCCATCGAGGACAAATcatttttatgcgcttcagcactcggcggtcccgttctatgagagtgtgtggcctaccacttcgggtctgaactgttgttgctcctagacgtttccacttcacaataacagcacttagtgttgaccggggcagctctagcagggtagaaatttgacaacctgacttgttggaaaggtggcatcctatgacggtgccatgttgaaagtcaatgagctcttcagtatgggccattctactaccaatgtttgtctatggagattgcatggctgtgtgctcaattttatacacctgtcatcaaCGGATGTtcctgaaatagccaaatccactaatttaaaggggtgtccacatactgttgtgCATATATATTGTAGCTACTGTACACTAACTACCAATCAAAAagttgttagctgacatggctaattgagtgactgtcagtgagtgaCCTAACAAAAGAAAAACTGCTAATGCACAGACAAATTTTGAAATTACACTTAGTGTATTCTACGATTCTTACACTCAATAGTAAGTTGAGATCCCGACTGACTTCCAAATCGATATACAGTgtctttggaaagttttcagacccctcgactttttccaaaaatgttttacgttacagctttattctgaaatggataaaCTTCATTATCCtcagcaatctgcacacaataccccataatgacttggcaaaaacagtttttttgaaatttttgcaaatgtattaaaaatgtaaatacCTTAtgaaaataagtattcagaccctttgttatgagactagaaattgagctcaggtgcatcctgtttccattgatcatccttgagatgtttctacaacttgattggagtccaccagtggtaaattcaattgattggacatgatttggaaaggtacacacctgtctatataaggtcccacagttgacagtgcatgtcagcgacaaacaccaagccatgaggtcaaaggaattggccgtagagctccgagacaggattgtgtcgaggcacagatccggGGAAGGGTACCAATATATTGCtacagaattgaaggtccccaagaacacagtggtctccatcattgttaaatggaagaagtttggaactgccaagactcttcctagagctggccgcccgtccaaactgagcaatcgggggagaagggccttggtcagggaggtgaccaagaacttgatggtcactctgacagagctccagagttcctctgtggagatgggagaaccttccagaaggacaaccgtctctgcagcactccaccaatcaggcgtttatggtagagtggccaaaagaaagccactcctcagtaaaaggcacatgaagcccgctagtttgccaaaaggcacctaaaggactctcagaccatgagaaacaagattctctggtctgatgaaaccaagattgaactctttggcctgaatcccAAGCCTcatttctggaggaaacctggcaccatccctacaatgaagcatggtggtggcagcatcatgctgtggttatgtttttcagcagcagggactgggagactagccaggaccaactgctggggagccaggcccagccaatcagaatgagttttttcccacaaaagggctttattacagacagaaatttttctcagtttcatcagctgtccgggtggctggtctcagacgatcccgcaggtgaagaagccggatgtgtaggtcctgggctggcatggttacacgtggcctgcggttgtgaggccggttggacctcctgccaaattctctaaaacgacattggaggcggcttatggtagagcaatgaacattactttctctggcaacagctctggtggacattcctgcagtcagcatgccaattgcactctccctcaacttgagacatctgtggcattgtgttgtgtgacaatatataagtgtgtgtgtatataatgtttTGGGGGTCGGGGGCCCCCTTGCGGCGGAGGGTCCTAAGCGACCACTTATGTCTGGAACCAGCCCTGCTGTGAATTCCAtgggacacacatacacatgcactcacacacgtgcatgctccacacaaacacacacgtgcaaACACTGCTTCAGCGAGTGTGAAATTTAGCTTGTCAGTAAGTAGGTTAGCTCTAACTTCTGGCAGGGTTTCATCCAGCGAATGGAACAAGTTCTACAGTAATGATGGCTATACCTTCTCCCTGGGCTATGTTGAATTCTCCCTGGCGGTGTCGTAAAAGAATCAGTGTCATTAGTTTCCTGTGTTTCCCTGAAGATGGATGCCGTCTGATGGACTGGGACATCTGATATGAGGGGTAACTACTGTCAGATGCCTGCCTGGCACAGTGTGTGGTGACTTACAGGCACTGCTTATTAACTCCAAGTTACAGCCTCCAGGCCTGATGGTAATGCAGTCTTGGCCCACAGTGGCAGGTATAGGGGCCAGATCTGTAGGGTTATTAGTAGTGTTCCCCTtaggtaaacacacacagtcagcaccACCACTGTCAGGactggggagagggagagtggattttatagaagagagggagagtggattttacagaagagagggagagtggattttacagaagagagggagagtgtaaAAATGTAATTCCTCCTATACATTGAGAGAGAAAGTTTGACTTATTATGCAGCTGATTTTGTTGAGAGCCTTTTGATGTTGTTTTTAATGATCCTGGAAATCTGAATATTAGGTGTGATTGAATAGGCCCTCCAGTGACTCTGTGACAGTTGACTCTGTGTCTTCTTTGGTTCCACAGTGTCCAGTGTTAATGAGTCCTTTGAGCCCACTGCTGGAATACCTGAGGATTACACCAACGGCAGTGTGGTAAGTCAGAGGTCATCTCCATGACAACAGCCTTTGACCTCTCCTGTTGGTCCAGAGGTACTTTCTGGACAACAGTGAGATAGGCACAATGTTCAGCATGGATCTTTTAAAAATATCATACTAAATCTATATAGGTGTGCATTTCAGTGTGGTGTGTTAGAATGGTGTGTTAGAGTGGTGTGTTAGGTAGTGTCTTGCTAAGACTGCTGCTTGGTGGTGTTATCCAGGCCTGTCCAGTGCTGAGGAAGTACAGGATGAGGGGAAGGCTTTGAGGATTAGCTCTTGCTATAATAATCCACTACTCTTCTggggctagagagagacagatagggtgAGAGATTCTCAATCCAACTGTGTTTGTGAGGGATAGGTCTGGAACATTTTTAAAGATTGAAGATGAGCAGTTTGAATGCAGGACTCTATTTTCATTGTTGAATTTTACACGTCTGTCTGATTCTGCCAGTAGTCCAGTAGCTGTGTAGTGGTAATCCGAGCTGGGAGCTCCAGTCTTGGTCTTGAACAGTAACTGGGTCTGCTGGTCTACTTTGCGTGCTAAGGCCCTAAGTGATTAATTTGAGTAATTACATGGACTGGAAGAGGTTGGCAAACTACCAGTCAGTAACTGGCATTTACAGCCAACTGCACACAGTCATACCAGAAGCAGTAGGCATCCAAGCTGCCCAGAACCTACCTTATCTTAGAGTGATATTCAAGTTTTATCATAGTTAGTATTATGCCttggagtaggtgtcacaccatGTAGGTAGTTAAAACTTGATAACAATACAccgagcatgtgtgtgtgtgtgtgtgtgtgtgtcagtaaatCAATTTTGGCAGTCATTAAGTCATGGAAACCTATAGTTCCCTAGCCTTGCCGTTTTGAAGACTACTGATTATAATACTATACagttcagggttggggtcaattccatgtcctgaattgaaatggaatgcAACCCCAACCTGATGGTGTAACAATTGATGGACTAATGGGTTTCTCCTCTGTTTCCGTTGTCCAGGAGGACATTTTGGCTGTTGAGATGACCCCAGACGCCCCCGAGGTTGAAGCTGAGGATGTAGCGACGGGGGAGAATGATGTCATTGTTGTAGAGGAGAGCATGACCCTCCCCGCTGAGCTTGAGGTGACCATCGATGACACAAGCATTGAGGAGGAGGTTCTGCTGTTGGGGAACACTGTGTCTACAGAGAGCCCTCTGTTGGAGGACCTCCCTACAGACCCTACCTCCCCTGAGCAGCCAGAGGGTGCTACGCTCCCCGAGCCTCCTGTGGAGATAGAGGCCTCTGGTTCAGGTGTTAAAGTACTGAAGGACTTGCACTTCCAGCCTGAGGAAGAAGAAGCCATAGAAGAAGAGCCAGCTCCAGAAGAGGAACTGACCATAGAAGAAAAGGTAGTTCCGGAAGAGGTAATCATAGAGGAAGATATCCAAACAGAGGAAGCAGAAGCGGTGGTCTCTGAGGAAGATGAGGTAGAGGAGGAAACAGTGGAGGTCCCTGACACAGTAGAGGTTCTAGAAGAGGAAGCTGGACCCTCTGAAGAGCTGGAGTACTCCATCATAGAGATGGAGACCATTGAAGAGGTAGAGGCCCCTGCCTTCGTCCCTGTGGAAAGGATGGAAGCTCCCGAGCCAGTGGGGGACCTCAGTGTCCCCGAAAATCCCCCTGCCATTGCGACTCTGCCCCCAGATGAACCTGAAGAGGAGACTAACGTGGTGCTGGCTTATCCAGAAATACCTGAATATGGAGTGGAAATTGAGAGCTTAGAGGGACCAATCACAGAGAAGCCAGTAACTAAAGAGGATGCTCTGGAAGTGGAGGAAGAGGTGGCAGAAGAAGTGGTCGTTGAAGTTCCGGACATTTCTGAGGAGGACTTGGTAGAAGACGAGATCTTATTGGTCGATGAGGCTGCTCCGGAGGCCACCCACACCACCCCTCTCTCTGCGGAGAAAGAGTCACCCTTCACTCGAGTCTCTGATGTCATAGTAGATGAGGAGGTTACAGAGGCCACGGTCCTGGACACAGCCGCAGAACCAGAGGCAGAACAGGAGGACCAAGGGGTCACCCCAGCTCTCATACCCGCCGAGTACCACCCTGGTCCAGACATTTCTATCACTCTGGAGGTAATGACAGATGACTGAGAGATGATGCTTGTATTGTGTGTTAGTCAGAGCTCTgagtgactaggaaaaactcccctTGTTATAGTaccgttcaagcaggcagaaatacaGTGGGCATGACGTGTTTTgcatttctgcctgcttgaactgCGAATAGTTCAGACACAcgtgaaaacatgaaatgaccatGGGAATCGTATTTGTGCATCTTTGAGCAATGATCTATCGATTCCtggggtcatttcatgttttcatgtgaatGACAGATTGTTCACCGTTCGTTCGCTTGCTATCGGCGCGGTGTGTTATAGGGACCACCCGCCAGCGTCGACTGACGGCCGTCATTTTCACccatttcaacatgtagaatCAGTTTGCAAATTACGACCTGCACTCTGTTtagaggtgctaagtactctcgGCCAGCAATCCTACTAGTCTGTCCATGTCTTAAGTCTAATCATCCGTAAGCACAGGCATTTTCTTGTTTTATCATGAATGTTACGAAATGTTGTTTCACACTGACCAATTGCACCATGAATTGTGTCATGTCTATTTAACCAGCTGCAGACGATAGACCCTGTGACAGACTATGACCTGGTCCACTTTGGCGGGACAAACCAAACAGAGGAAGGGAGCAGTGGGTACCCTTCTGGAGTGGTAAATAGTACGGACCACAGCATTGCCATGCCAATCAACCCTGGGCGGGCTCTGATGGTGTTCTTCAGTCTGAGGGTCACCAACATGATGTTCTCAGATGACCTCTTCAATAAGAGCTCCGCAGAATACAAGGCCCTAGAACAAAGGTTCCTCGAGCTGGTGAGCTATTCATTTTGATAATTTATTCACCCCATATTTACTTAATTTGAAGTGTTGTATGTAGACAGTGCTCactccctctacccttctctctcgctctctcgctctcctacccatctctctcgctctctcctacccatctctctctctctctcgctctctctctcctacccatctctctctctctcgctctctctctcctacccatctctctctcgctctctctctcctacccatctctctctctctctctctcctacccatctttctctctcctacccatctttctctcgctctctctttcctacccatctctctcgctctctctctcctacccatctctctcgctctctctcccctacccatctctctcgctctctccctctctcgctctctcctacccatctttctctctctctcgctctctctactactcatctctctctctctctctctctctactactcatctctctctctctctctctctctctactactctactttctctctcctacccatctttctctcgctctctctttcctacccatctttctctctctctcgctctctcctaccatctctctctctctctctctctctctctctctctctctctctctctctctctctctactactcatctctctctctctctctctactactcatctctctcgctctctctctctactactcatctctctcgctctctctctctactactcatctctctcgctctctctctcctacccatctctctctctcgctctctctctcctacccatctctctctctctctcgctctctctctcctacccatctctctctctcgctctctctctcctacccatctctctcgctctctctctcctacccatctctctcgctctctctctcctacccatctctcgctctctcctacccatctctctctctctcgctctctcctacccatctctctctctctcgctctctcctacccatctctctctctctctctctactactcatctctctctctctctctctcgctctctactacccatctctctctcgctctcgctctctcctatctctctctctctgctacccatctctctctctctctctctctcctacccatctttctctctctcctactcatctttctctcgctctctcgctctctctttcctacccatctctctctctcgctctctctttcctacccatctctctcgctctctctctcctacccatctctctcgctctctctctcctacccatctctctcgctctcctacccatctttctctcgctctctctcgctctctccctctctcgctctctcctacctatctttctctctctctcgctctctcctacccatctctctcgctctctcctacccatctctctctctctctactactcatctctctctctctctctctctctctctctctctctctctctctctctactacccatctctctctcgctctctctctctcctacccctctctctctttctctgctacccatctctctctctctctctctctcctacccatctctctctcctacctctctccctcctacctctctctctcctacctctctctctctctctctctcctacctcctctctctctctctctcctacctctctctctctctctctctctctctctctctctctctcctacccatctctctctctctctctcgcgctctctctctcactctctcgcgctctctctctcactctctcgcgctctctctctcactctctcgcgctctctctcactctctcgcgctctctctcactctctcgcgctctctctctcttactctctcgcgctctctctctctcactctctcgcgctctctctctctcaatctctcgcgctctctctctctcactctctcgcgttctttctctcactctctctcgctcgttctctctctctctctcctacccgtctctctctttctctctcctacccatctttctctctctcctacccatctctctctctctctcctacccatctttctctcgctctctcgctctctctttcctacccatctctctctctcgctctctctttcctacccatctctctcgctctctctctcctacccatctctctctctcgctctcgctctcctacccatctttctctcgctctctctcgctctctccctctctcgctctctcctacccatctttctctctctctcgctctctcctacccatctctctctctctctctcctacccatctctctctctctactactcatctctctctctctctctctctctctctctctctctctctctactacccatctctctctcgctctctctctctctcctacccctctctctctttctctgctacccatctctctctctctctctcctacccatctctctctcctacctctctctctcctacctctctctctctctctcctacctctctctctctctctctctctctctcctacctctctctctctctctcctacctctctctctctctctcatctctctctcatacccatctttctctcgcgctctctctctcactctctcgcgctctctctcactctctcgcgctctctctctcactctctcgcgctctctctctcactctctcgcgctctctctctcactctctcgcgctctctctctctcactctctcgcgctctctctctctcactctctcgcgctctctctctcactctctcgcgctctctctctctctcgcgctcgttctctctctctctcctacccgtctctctctttctctctctcctacccatctttctctctctcctacccatctctctctctctcctacccatctttctctctctctctctctctctcctacccatctttctctcgctctctctcactctctcgcgctctctctctctctctctcctacccgtctctctctatctctcctacccatctctctctctcctacccatctctctctctcctacccatctctctctctctctcctacccatctctctctctctctcctacccatctctctctctctctcctacccatctctctctctctctctctcctacccatctctctctctctctcctacccatctctctctctctctcctacccatctctctctctctctctctcctacccatctctctctctctctctcctacccatctctctctctctcctacccatctttctctcgctctctcgctctctctcgcttgctcgctcgctcgctctctctctcgctcgctctctctctctcgctctctcctacccatctctctctctctctctcctgcccatctttctctctctctctctcacccatctttctctcgctctctctctcgctctctcctacccatctctctctctcctacccatctttctctcactctctcgcgctctctctctcactctctctctcactctctctcgctctctctctctctcactctctctcgctctctctctctctcactctctctcgctcgctcgctctctctctctctcctacccgtctctctctctctctcctacccgtctctctctctcctacccgtctctctctctctcctacccgtctctctctctctcctacccgtctctctctctctcctacccatctctctctctctcctacccatctctctctctctcctac harbors:
- the impg2a gene encoding interphotoreceptor matrix proteoglycan 2, encoding MSHSFSHCCSLYFCSINCSDATNSWLHMCSTQTPDTEQEAQEVVSEIIIEEPEAAAAEPSKEPTNDIEMEVLERVQLEQVVELSILLKGERYSDALRDPASLQYQTLNQQFTDKIKDAVGGLPGFKSVAVLQFRLQKDAQGLDGVVVVYAVTVEVEGEGVSSDQLDYLTLQSNLVENSYREVKERNYITEAQHKDNIISDTTLVLDPDSLQLYTVSSVNESFEPTAGIPEDYTNGSVEDILAVEMTPDAPEVEAEDVATGENDVIVVEESMTLPAELEVTIDDTSIEEEVLLLGNTVSTESPLLEDLPTDPTSPEQPEGATLPEPPVEIEASGSGVKVLKDLHFQPEEEEAIEEEPAPEEELTIEEKVVPEEVIIEEDIQTEEAEAVVSEEDEVEEETVEVPDTVEVLEEEAGPSEELEYSIIEMETIEEVEAPAFVPVERMEAPEPVGDLSVPENPPAIATLPPDEPEEETNVVLAYPEIPEYGVEIESLEGPITEKPVTKEDALEVEEEVAEEVVVEVPDISEEDLVEDEILLVDEAAPEATHTTPLSAEKESPFTRVSDVIVDEEVTEATVLDTAAEPEAEQEDQGVTPALIPAEYHPGPDISITLELQTIDPVTDYDLVHFGGTNQTEEGSSGYPSGVVNSTDHSIAMPINPGRALMVFFSLRVTNMMFSDDLFNKSSAEYKALEQRFLELLVPYLQSNLTNFQNLEILNFRNGSIVVNSRMKFGRPMPRGVNNAVYLILEDFANTAYQTMNLAIDKYSLDVESGDQANPCKFQACNEFAQCSVNRWSSEAECVCNAGYFSVEGLPCQSICELQTDFCMNDGKCDIIPGQGAICRCRVGENWWYRGEHCEEYVSEPLVVGIAIASVAGFLLVASGVIFFLARTLRDQYDKDETEDPIRRGESIPSLERATKYNPMYESEATTGYSHYYRRYPEAPVYSSASAEASTDFSSEEIRHIYENSELTKEEIQDRIRIIELYAKDRQFADFVRQHQTALDTRRQSTLDKRRESAST